The sequence ATGTAGAAATTTACTTACTTTCTTTAAAAAGTAAACAACATGGCCTATATGAGATGAAAATAAGATGTAGAAGGATAGAGTAGGAGGTAATAATAGGTCAAGCCAAATAAACTGCAAAAACATATTTCTAGCTAACAATACGTAACCCNNNNNNNNNNNNNNNNNNNNNNNNNNNNNNNNNNNNNNNNNNNNNNNNNNNNNNNNNNNNNNNNNNNNNNNNNNNNNNNNNNNNNNNNNNNNNNNNNNNNNNNNNNNNNNNNNNNNNNNNNNNNNNNNNNNNNNNNNNNNNNNNNNNNNNNNNNNNNNNNNNNNNNNNNNNNNNNNNNNNNNNNNNNNNNNNNNNNNNNNNNNNNNNNNNNNNNNNNNNNNNNNNNNNNNNNNNNNNNNNNNNNNNNNNNNNNNNNNNNNNNNNNNNNNNNNNNNNNNNNNNNNNNNNNNNNNNNNNNNNNNNNNNNNNNNNNNNNNNNNNNNNNNNNNNNNNNNNNNNNNNNNNNNNNNNNNNNNNNNNNNNNNNNNNNNNNNNNNNNNNNNNNNNNNNNNNNNNNNNNNNNNNNNNNNNNNNNNNNNNNNNNNNNNNNNNNNNNNNNNNNNNNNNNNNNNNNNNNNNNNNNNNNNNNNNNNNNNNNNNNNNNNNNNNNNNNNNNNNNNNNNNNNNNNNNNNNNNNNNNNNNNNNNNNNNNNNNNNNNNNNNNNNNNNNNNNNNNNNNNNNNNNNNNNNNNNNNNNNNNNNNNNNNNNNNNNNNNNNNNNNNNNNNNNNNNNNNNNNNNNNNNNNNNNNNNNNNNNNNNNNNNNNNNNNNNNNNNNNNNNNNNNNNNNNNNNNNNNNNNNNNNNNNNNNNNNNNNNNNNNNNNNNNNNNNNNNNNNNNNNNNNNNNNNNNNNNNNNNNNNNNNNNNNNNNNNNNNNNNNNNNNNNNNNNNNNNNNNNNNNNNNNNNNNNNNNNNNNNNNNNNNNNNNNNNNNNNNNNNNNNNNNNNNNNNNNNNNNNNNNNNNNNNNNNNNNNNNNNNNNNNNNNNNNNNNNNNNNNNNNNNNNNNNNNNNNNNNNNNNNNNNNNNNNNNNNNNNNNNNNNNNNNNNNNNNNNNNNNNNNNNNNNNNNNNNNNNNNNNNNNNNNNNNNNNNNNNNNNNNNNNNNNNNNNNNNNNNNNNNAGAGATCTTGTGTTATCTTATCTTCATTGACCTTTAAAAGGCCTAGTCATTCAATGTAATTCTTCTTAGATTCTCCTAATAAAGTGAAGCacttttgttttaaatcaatCGAGATCTGCAGATGTCGGGCCGTGGCCGAGATCCTAGCGATGACCACAAGTGATCCCATTCTTCCCTACTCTAGATGGGAAGAACTACAATCGTTGGAGTGTCTGAGATGAAggtgttgtttgatttttcGAGAAGTTCTTGCTCGTTGTTGAAAAATGGAGTTCCTTCCTGGAGAACAATCCAACTGAAGCTCAAAAGACGAGACCCTACTGAGAAGCCGGAAAGAAAGATCGAGAAGGCTCTCATTACATCCATCAAGGAGTTAATGATGAGATTTTTTTGAGAAGATAGTCATGTGCGGATCTGCAAAAGAGGCGTGGGATATTCTTGCAAAATCCTACAGAGGTGTTGAAAGAGTTCAGAAGGTGAGACTTCAAACTCTTAGAAGCGCGTTTGAGTTGCTACGAGATGGAGAACACGGACAACGTGGCGGAATATACATCTCGAGTACGGGGCCTTGGCAAATAAGATGCGACTCGATGGAGACAAAGTCGAAGAGCAAACATTGGTGGAGAAGATCTTGCGGACGATCGACAGCGAGTTTGATCCCATTACTCTGCCATTGAGAGTCGAAAAGACCTTTCGACATATTTGTTGATGAGTTGTGGGGCTCTTTGGAAGCATATGAACAACGCATCAATGCAAAGTTCTCGGAAAAAAACCTCTTGAAAAAGGCTTTTTCAAGCTCAACTTTCTATCAAATCGGAACAAGAAAAGGAAGCTAAAGGGAAACAACAGGATATCAAGGCGTGCGTAAGAAATATGAACATGGAACAAGAAGTAATTTTTGGTGCAAGAGGAAGAGGTAGATATTCCCAAAGAAGCCATGGGACGAGGAAGAGGAAGGtatgataaaaaaacaacattaagTGTTTTGCATGTAGTCGATTTGGTCGTTATGCAAATGAGTGCGGTTAACAAAAAACAAAGCTATCTTTGAAGTATCTCAAGACAAGAAATCTGTAGAAGTAGTTCAGTTTGCACAAGAAGAGGACTTTGAAGACCATGCACTACTAATGGTTTCAAATGACAAAGAAGATTATAACTTCAACACTTGGTATCTTGACACAAGATGCACCAATCATATGATTGGTAAAAAAGAGCTTTTTGTGAATTTAGATGAATCAGTACAAAAAGTTGTTAAGTTTGCAGATAATAGCATCATTCCTGTTATGGGCAAAGGTAGAATCTTGATACAATTGAAGAATGGAGATCATCAATTTATCTCAGATGTGTTTTATGTGCCAGGGATGAAAAACAACCTGCTGAGTATGGGACAACTCCTTGAAAAAGGATATCgcatggagatgaagaatggtCATTTAACCATTCTTGGCGAGAAAGTGGTGATGTCATCCTTAATTCGAGTTATGTCAAAAAACAGAATGTTTCGCATTGACATAATAACTGATATATATCACTGCTTTAGTGCTATTTTTAAGGATGCATCATGGTTATGGCATCTCAGATTTGGGCATCTGAATTTTAGAAGTTTGAAATTGCTTGCTCAAAAGAACATGGTGAATGGATTGCCTTTACTGGATCATCCTGAACAATTTTGTGAAGGATGTATTCTTGGAAAGCAGCATAGAAATTCCTTTTCAACTAAGAATAATGGCATGCTTCTCACCCTCTAGAAGTTGTGCATTCGGGATGTGTGTGGACCCATGAATACACCATCCATTGGTGGAATCGatatttttcttacttttgttgatgattactgACGGGAAAATCTGGGTGTATTTTGTGCGACAAAAATACTGAAGTGtttggagtttttaaaaaatttcaagcaCTGGTTGAAAAGCAGAGTGGGCATTCAATTCAGATCTTAAGAACTGATGGTGGTGGTGAATACATGTCTAATGATTTCGCTGAGTATTGTGCAGAGCATGGAATTGAACATGAAGTCACTATCCGTTATACTCCTCAACACAACGGAATTGCTGAAAGGAGAAATAGGACAATCATGGACATGGCTAGGAGCATGCTTAAGGCCAAAGGTATGCCTAACTATCTTTGGGCTGATGCTGTTTCATGCTCTGTTTATTTATTGAACAGATCACCAACCAAAAAATTAGAAGATGTTACCCCTGAAGAAGCTTGGAGTGGATTCAAACCAAGTGTCAAACATCTCAAGGTGTTTGGTTCAATTGCATATGCCCATGTACCAGCAGAAACAAGAACAAAGCTAGATGACAGAGGAGAGAAGACCGTGTTTGTTGGATACAAGCTTGGCCATCTTGGTGGATACAGATTATTTAACCCAATCACAAAGAAATTTCTTGTTAGTAGAGATGTGATCTTTGACGAAGCTGGATCATGGAATTGGAGTGATCATACTGAAGCTAATTCACAAAAGATTTCTATCCTTGAAGAAGAAACTACCTCAGTTGAAGATGTAGAAGTTGTTACAAATGAAGATCAAATTGGAGTTGTAGCTCAAAGATCAAGGAGGAATGTACAACCATCTTCTTGGCTAAGGAACTTTGAGGTAATTCCTGATAATGCTATTGACAATGATGGAGAACTAGTTCACTATGCATTGTTTGCAGATTGCGATCCTATCAAATTTGAAGAAGCTATTAGAAATGAGAAATGGATCGATGCCATgaaggaagaaataaaaagcaatagaaaaaaataaaacttgggaGCTAACCAATCTACCATATGGAAAGAAAGCAATTGATGTGAAGTGGGTGTTCAAGACAAAAATCAAGCCAACTGGTCAGATAGAAAGATATAAGGCAAGATTGGTAGCAAAAGGCTATGAACAGCGTGCTGAAGTTGATTATCAAGAGGTATTTTCCCCTGTTGCTAGAATTGAAACAGTTAAATTAATTGTTGCTCTGGCTGCTCAAAATAGGTGGAATATCCACCAAATGGATGTCAAGTCGGCTTTTCTTAATGGTCCTCTTGAGGAAGAAGTCTATGTCAAGCAACCAGCAGGGTTTGTAAAAGAAGGAAATGCAGAAAAAGTATATAAACTCAAGAAGGCATTATATGGGCTCAAACAAGCCCCAAGAGCATGGAATAAACGGATTGATGATTTCTTTCAAGCTAACGGCCTTCTAAAGTGTCCAAGTGAGCATGCTTTATATGTGAAAATTACTGATTCAGGTGACATATTATTTGTTTGTCTTTATGTTGACGATATTATCTTTATGGGGAACAATCAAAATATGATCAAGGAATTCAAGAAAACTATGATTTCAGAATTTGAGATGACTGATCTTGGtcatatgtcatattttttggGCTTGGAAGTAATTCAGAATAAAAATGGAATTTTcattcatcaacaaaaatatgcAACAGACATCCTAAATAAATTTCAGATGCTTGATTGTAATCCTGTACGTACTCCTGTAGAGGTTGGTACCAAATTATTCAAGGAAGGAGAAGACTCAGCGATTGATCCAATATACTTTAAGAGTATTGTTGGTAGTCTCAGGTTTTTATCACATACTAGACCTGATATTTCTTATGGTGTTGGATTAATTAGCAAGTACATGGAGAGACCTAGACAATCTCATTTTCATGTGGCTAAAAGAATTTTACGCTATATCAAAGGCACATTAGATCATGGCTTATTCTATGAATCTTCTAACAAGAATGAGCTTGTGGGATACTCTGACAGTGACTGGGCGGGTGATCAGGATGATAGGAAAAGCACTACTGGATATGTGTTCAACTTTGGCTCTACAGCAATATCTTGGT comes from Dioscorea cayenensis subsp. rotundata cultivar TDr96_F1 chromosome 15, TDr96_F1_v2_PseudoChromosome.rev07_lg8_w22 25.fasta, whole genome shotgun sequence and encodes:
- the LOC120277629 gene encoding uncharacterized protein LOC120277629; its protein translation is MCGSAKEAWDILAKSYRGVERVQKVRLQTLRSAFELLRDGEHGQRGGIYISISQDKKSVEVVQFAQEEDFEDHALLMVSNDKEDYNFNTWYLDTRCTNHMIGKKELFVNLDESVQKVVKFADNSIIPVMGKGRILIQLKNGDHQFISDVFYVPGMKNNLLSMGQLLEKGYRMEMKNGHLTILGEKVVMSSLIRVMSKNRMFRIDIITDIYHCFSAIFKDASWLWHLRFGHLNFRSLKLLAQKNMVNGLPLLDHPEQFCEGCILGKQHRNSFSTKNNGMLLTL